In Silene latifolia isolate original U9 population unplaced genomic scaffold, ASM4854445v1 scaffold_222, whole genome shotgun sequence, a single genomic region encodes these proteins:
- the LOC141638879 gene encoding uncharacterized protein LOC141638879, with protein sequence MNDEELQAKYPDVRRLKWMTSKRNLELVSRLHNDMTKELEAFFSADVIADEVLQSEEVEDGKEPTQQHSQFSWTQALENNESFLADFHKMGQLVDNAVAAALIEPPSFDLGLDDIGLPEGEVRDETVDNPLPEVASEAASEAVVEGPPNSETTTVVTATYRRGGPEGENVVVSEGSL encoded by the exons ATGAATGATGAGGAACTTCAGGCGAAGTATCCAGAT GTGCGGAGACTGAAATGGATGACCTCAAAACGCAACCTGGAGCTGGTTTCACGGCTCCATAATGATATGACGAAGGAGTTGGAAGCATTCTTCTCTGCCGATGTCATTGCTGATGAGGTGCTTCAGTCCGAGGAGGTAGAAGATGGCAAGGAGCCGACCCAACAACATTCTCAGTTTTCATGGACCCAAGCTTTGGAGAACAATGAAAGCTTCCTCGCTGATTTTCATAAGATGGGACAACTGGTGGACAACGCCGTGGCAGCTGCTCTTATAGAGCCCCCCTCATTTGATCTAGGGTTGGATGACATAGGTTTACCAGAGGGGGAGGTAAGGGATGAAACAGTGGACAACCCCTTGCCCGAGGTTGCTAGCGAGGCTGCTAGCGAGGCAGTTGTTGAGGGGCCGCCTAATTCTGAAACTACGACAGTGGTGACTGCAACTTACAGGAGGGGGGGACCCGAGGGAGAAAACGTGGTGGTAAGTGAAGGTAGTTTGTGA
- the LOC141638881 gene encoding mitochondrial outer membrane protein porin of 36 kDa-like — MEGEKRAAPFAVEVPYKRPEMQYALTFEISQSCSADSDIVDITIDAQQAMDPSTIVKARINSFGKVNALVQHEWRPRSLVTLCAEVDIKSTEKRPKVGLAVAVS; from the exons ATGGAGGGGGAGAAACGAG CTGCTCCTTTCGCCGTCGAAGTTCCATACAAAAGGCCTGAGATGCAGTACGCTCTTACCTT TGAGATATCACAGAGCTGCTCGGCAGATAGTGACATTGTCGATATCACTATCGACGCACAACAGGCAATGGACCCATCAACAATTGTGAAGGCACGAATCAACAGTTTTGGCAAGGTTAATGCACTGGTCCAACACGAGTGGCGTCCAAGGTCACTCGTCACCCTTTGTGCCGAGGTGGACATAAAATCCACTGAGAAGAGACCCAAGGTGGGATTAGCAGTAGCCGTCTCTTAA